From Hartmannibacter diazotrophicus, a single genomic window includes:
- the murI gene encoding glutamate racemase encodes MAERSRVLVFDSGFGGLSVVAEIRKAMPDAALTYLADTAVFPYGHLPEADIVARVAELMTVAVPRFAPQAIVIACNTASTLVLPDLRARFTIPIVGTVPAVKPAAERSRSRMASVLATPGTVKRDYTRQLIETHGQDCRFTLVGSQRLASLVEAEFAGETISDDDFGSEVMSCFVDDGDRRTDTVVLACTHYPLVLDRLKALAPWPVEWIDPAPAIARQIMRVTETVAVEGGGQGEDIFHATGRLPPDGLVQRFGFAGQEPFVI; translated from the coding sequence ATGGCGGAGCGCAGCCGGGTTCTTGTGTTCGATTCGGGTTTCGGCGGGCTTTCCGTCGTTGCCGAGATCCGCAAGGCGATGCCGGATGCCGCGCTCACCTATCTCGCGGACACGGCCGTCTTTCCCTACGGCCATCTGCCGGAAGCGGATATCGTCGCCCGTGTCGCCGAACTGATGACGGTCGCGGTGCCGCGGTTCGCGCCCCAGGCGATCGTCATTGCCTGCAATACGGCCTCGACGCTGGTGCTGCCCGACCTTCGGGCCCGTTTCACGATCCCGATTGTCGGCACGGTCCCGGCGGTGAAACCGGCGGCGGAGAGAAGCCGCAGCCGGATGGCCTCGGTGCTGGCAACGCCCGGCACGGTGAAGCGGGATTATACGCGCCAGCTGATCGAAACCCACGGACAGGACTGCCGTTTCACGCTTGTCGGCTCGCAGAGGCTCGCCTCGCTGGTGGAGGCGGAATTTGCCGGCGAGACGATCTCCGATGACGACTTCGGCAGCGAGGTCATGTCCTGCTTCGTCGACGACGGCGACCGGCGCACCGACACCGTGGTGCTGGCCTGCACCCATTATCCTCTGGTGCTCGACCGTCTCAAGGCGCTCGCCCCGTGGCCGGTCGAATGGATCGATCCGGCGCCGGCGATCGCGCGGCAGATCATGCGGGTTACCGAGACGGTTGCCGTCGAAGGGGGCGGGCAGGGCGAGGACATCTTCCATGCGACGGGCCGTCTGCCGCCGGACGGGCTTGTGCAGCGGTTTGGATTTGCCGGCCAGGAGCCTTTCGTCATCTGA
- a CDS encoding RNA methyltransferase, giving the protein MRPAIILVEPQLGENIGTAARAMANFGLCDLRLVTPRDGWPNEKARAAASRADHVIDAVRVYDDLASAVKDLSFIYATTARDRDLSKRVCGPVQAAATMRQFEGQGGRVGILFGRERWGLNNEEISLADEILTLPVDPEFASLNIAQAVLVISYEWRKAGFSEADGGIPFQTPERSLPATKDELVGLFEHLEGALDDVTFFRPPEKRPTMVRNLRAILQKAELNAQEVRTLRGVISALERRHLRPRDEKGNKPASAPKGDSEKQD; this is encoded by the coding sequence CTGCGGCCAGCCATCATTCTCGTGGAGCCGCAACTTGGCGAGAATATCGGCACGGCTGCCCGGGCGATGGCCAATTTCGGGCTGTGCGACCTGCGCCTCGTGACGCCGCGCGACGGATGGCCGAACGAGAAGGCCCGCGCGGCGGCGAGCAGGGCCGATCATGTCATCGACGCGGTGCGGGTCTATGACGACCTCGCCTCGGCCGTGAAGGACCTGTCCTTCATCTATGCGACAACGGCACGCGACCGGGATCTTTCCAAGCGCGTCTGCGGTCCGGTTCAGGCGGCGGCCACCATGCGCCAGTTCGAGGGGCAGGGCGGGCGCGTCGGCATTCTGTTCGGACGCGAGCGCTGGGGTCTCAACAACGAGGAAATCTCGCTGGCCGACGAGATCCTGACGCTGCCTGTCGATCCGGAGTTCGCCTCGCTCAACATCGCGCAAGCGGTGCTGGTGATTTCCTACGAGTGGCGCAAGGCCGGTTTTTCGGAGGCCGACGGCGGAATTCCCTTCCAGACGCCGGAGCGTTCCCTGCCGGCCACCAAGGACGAACTGGTGGGGCTCTTCGAGCATCTGGAAGGTGCGCTTGACGACGTGACCTTCTTCCGGCCGCCGGAAAAGCGGCCGACCATGGTGCGGAACCTGCGCGCGATCCTGCAGAAGGCGGAGCTCAACGCGCAGGAGGTGCGCACGCTGCGCGGTGTCATCTCGGCGCTGGAGCGCAGGCATCTTCGACCGCGCGACGAGAAGGGCAACAAGCCCGCGTCCGCACCCAAGGGTGACAGCGAAAAGCAGGACTGA
- a CDS encoding NADP-dependent isocitrate dehydrogenase, which translates to MTKIKVANPVVELDGDEMTRIIWQFIKDKLIHPYLDIDLEYYDLSVENRDATDDQVTIDAANAIKRVGVGVKCATITPDEARVEEFNLKKMWRSPNGTIRNILGGVIFREPIIAKNVPRLVPGWTQPIIVGRHAFGDQYRATDFKVPGKGKLTIKFVGEDGTTIEHEVYDFPGAGVAMAMYNLDDSIREFARASLNYGLMRNYPVYLSTKNTILKAYDGRFKDLFQEVYDTEFKAEFEKRKLTYEHRLIDDMVASALKWSGGYVWACKNYDGDVQSDIVAQGFGSLGLMTSVLMTPDGKTVEAEAAHGTVTRHYRMHQQGKETSTNSIASIFAWTRGLAHRAKLDDNAELARFADTLEKVCVDTVEAGFMTKDLALLVGADQGWLSTAGFLEKIASNLETAMGEWK; encoded by the coding sequence ATGACCAAGATCAAGGTGGCAAACCCGGTCGTCGAACTCGACGGCGACGAGATGACCCGGATCATCTGGCAGTTCATCAAGGACAAGCTGATCCATCCCTATCTCGACATCGACCTGGAGTATTACGACCTGAGCGTCGAGAACCGCGACGCCACCGACGACCAGGTCACGATCGACGCCGCCAACGCCATCAAGCGCGTCGGTGTCGGCGTCAAGTGCGCCACGATCACGCCCGACGAGGCGCGCGTCGAGGAATTCAATCTGAAGAAGATGTGGCGTTCGCCGAACGGCACCATCCGCAACATCCTCGGCGGCGTCATCTTCCGTGAGCCGATCATTGCCAAGAACGTGCCGCGCCTCGTGCCGGGCTGGACGCAGCCGATCATCGTCGGCCGTCATGCCTTCGGCGACCAGTATCGCGCGACCGATTTCAAGGTGCCCGGCAAGGGCAAGCTGACGATCAAGTTCGTCGGCGAGGACGGCACGACCATCGAGCACGAGGTCTATGACTTCCCCGGCGCCGGCGTCGCCATGGCGATGTACAACCTTGACGATTCGATCCGCGAATTCGCCCGCGCCTCGCTGAACTACGGCCTGATGCGCAACTATCCGGTCTATCTGTCGACCAAGAACACGATCCTCAAGGCCTATGACGGCCGCTTCAAGGATCTCTTCCAGGAAGTCTACGACACCGAGTTCAAGGCAGAGTTCGAGAAGCGCAAGCTGACCTACGAGCACCGCCTGATCGACGACATGGTCGCCTCGGCGCTGAAGTGGTCCGGCGGCTATGTCTGGGCCTGCAAGAACTACGACGGCGACGTGCAGTCGGACATCGTCGCCCAGGGCTTCGGCTCGCTCGGCCTGATGACCTCGGTGCTGATGACGCCGGACGGCAAGACGGTGGAGGCGGAAGCCGCCCACGGCACCGTCACCCGCCACTACCGCATGCACCAGCAGGGCAAGGAGACCTCGACCAACTCCATCGCCTCGATCTTCGCCTGGACGCGCGGTCTTGCCCATCGCGCCAAGCTCGACGACAACGCCGAACTCGCGCGTTTCGCCGACACGCTGGAGAAGGTCTGCGTCGACACGGTCGAGGCCGGCTTCATGACCAAGGATCTGGCGCTCCTCGTCGGCGCTGATCAGGGCTGGCTGTCGACCGCGGGCTTCCTGGAGAAGATCGCCTCCAACCTCGAAACCGCCATGGGCGAGTGGAAGTAA
- a CDS encoding nitrile hydratase accessory protein: MSRCEARAPLAASPGLPKSAEGDPAFAEPWQAHAFALAVQLHETGLFSWGEWAAALSARLHEEGRAEDGSDYFDAWVQALCDLLGAKDIAAEAGILDLQKSWQRAAEATPHGRPIVLENDPERRS, translated from the coding sequence TTGAGCCGGTGTGAGGCGCGTGCGCCGCTTGCCGCGTCTCCCGGCCTGCCGAAGTCGGCCGAAGGCGATCCGGCTTTTGCCGAGCCATGGCAGGCGCATGCCTTCGCGCTCGCCGTGCAACTTCACGAAACGGGGCTCTTTTCCTGGGGCGAATGGGCGGCGGCGCTTTCGGCGCGGCTGCATGAGGAGGGCCGGGCGGAGGACGGGTCTGACTATTTTGATGCCTGGGTCCAGGCACTGTGTGATTTGCTGGGCGCCAAGGACATCGCCGCCGAGGCCGGCATCCTGGACCTGCAGAAAAGTTGGCAGCGCGCCGCCGAAGCGACGCCGCACGGCCGGCCGATCGTTCTGGAGAATGACCCGGAGCGGCGTTCTTAG
- the nthB gene encoding nitrile hydratase subunit beta, which produces MNGPHDLGGQMGFGPVAPEPDEPSFHADWEKRALGLTLSGGAMGAWTIDESRHARECIPPVAYLSASYYEIWIRALEVLLERHGFVTAEELADGHSRQAGARPARVLTADQVATVLAKGGPCDRPAETMPRFSVGDRVRARNFHPTGHTRLPRYARGRVGVVEAVQGSFVFPDDNAHGRGEDPQWVYLVTFTGAEIWGEGADPSLMISIDAWESYLEPV; this is translated from the coding sequence GTGAATGGCCCCCATGACCTCGGTGGCCAGATGGGGTTTGGCCCGGTCGCACCGGAACCGGACGAGCCCTCTTTCCATGCCGACTGGGAAAAACGGGCGCTGGGGCTGACGCTTTCCGGCGGGGCCATGGGCGCATGGACCATCGACGAGAGCCGGCATGCGCGTGAGTGCATTCCGCCAGTGGCCTATCTGTCCGCAAGCTATTATGAGATCTGGATCCGTGCCCTTGAGGTGCTGCTCGAGCGGCACGGCTTTGTCACGGCCGAAGAACTGGCCGACGGACATAGCCGGCAGGCAGGCGCTCGCCCGGCGCGCGTGCTGACAGCCGATCAGGTCGCGACCGTTCTCGCGAAGGGCGGACCATGCGACCGGCCCGCAGAAACGATGCCCAGGTTTTCTGTCGGCGACCGGGTTCGCGCGCGCAATTTTCACCCCACCGGCCATACCCGGCTGCCGCGCTATGCCCGCGGCCGCGTTGGTGTGGTCGAAGCCGTGCAGGGCTCCTTCGTTTTCCCCGACGACAATGCCCACGGACGCGGCGAGGACCCGCAATGGGTCTATCTTGTCACCTTCACGGGGGCGGAAATCTGGGGCGAGGGGGCCGATCCCTCGCTCATGATCTCCATCGATGCCTGGGAGAGCTATCTTGAGCCGGTGTGA
- the nthA gene encoding nitrile hydratase subunit alpha has product MPDDHREHEHMHDHGHHHDNRYSDMEARVRALETLLTEKDLVDPAALDAIVETYETRVGPRNGARVVAKAWADPEFAEWLKQDATAAIASLGYTGRQGEHMRAVFNTPDTHHLVVCTLCSCYPWAVLGLPPVWYKAPAYRSRAVIDPRGVLVEFGVELPADKTIRVLDSTAELRYLVVPERPVGTAGFDEDALADLVTRDSMIGTGLALAPEDRS; this is encoded by the coding sequence ATGCCGGACGATCATCGCGAGCATGAGCACATGCACGATCATGGGCATCATCACGACAACCGCTATTCCGACATGGAAGCGCGTGTTCGCGCCCTTGAAACTCTGCTGACGGAAAAAGACCTGGTCGATCCGGCGGCCCTCGATGCGATCGTCGAGACGTATGAGACCCGGGTCGGCCCGCGAAACGGCGCGCGGGTCGTTGCCAAGGCGTGGGCCGATCCCGAATTTGCCGAATGGCTCAAGCAGGACGCGACTGCCGCGATCGCAAGTCTCGGCTATACCGGCCGGCAGGGCGAGCATATGCGGGCGGTGTTCAACACGCCCGACACCCACCATCTCGTCGTCTGCACGCTGTGCTCCTGCTATCCTTGGGCCGTGCTTGGCTTGCCTCCGGTCTGGTACAAGGCGCCGGCCTATCGCTCGCGCGCCGTGATCGATCCGCGCGGCGTGCTGGTGGAATTTGGCGTGGAGCTGCCCGCTGACAAGACGATCCGCGTGCTCGATTCAACGGCGGAACTGCGCTATCTCGTCGTGCCGGAGCGTCCGGTAGGTACGGCTGGCTTTGACGAGGACGCCCTTGCCGATCTCGTCACGCGCGACTCGATGATCGGGACGGGCCTTGCTCTGGCCCCGGAGGATCGGTCGTGA
- the alaS gene encoding alanine--tRNA ligase, which produces MSGVNEIRSTFLEYFARNGHEVVASGPLVPRNDPTLMFTNAGMVQFKNVFTGLEKLPYSTATTSQKCVRAGGKHNDLDNVGYTARHHTFFEMLGNFSFGDYFKENAIELAWKLVTKEFGLPEEKLLVTVYSEDEEAATFWKKIAGLPDQRIIRIGTSDNFWAMGDSGPCGPCSEIFYDHGEGIPGGPPGSPDEDGDRFIEIWNLVFMQYEQIAGGPRLDLPRPSIDTGMGLERIAAVLQGVHNNYDIDLFKALIHASEEATGVGSTPETVASHRIIADHLRASSFLIADGVLPSNEGRGYVLRRIMRRAMRHAHLLGSEEPLLYRLVGTLAHEMGQAYPELIRAQSLITETLRLEEARFRKTLARGLSLLDEATTSLEKGDNLDGETAFKLYDTYGFPYDLTEDALKARGIGVDRSGFETAMERQRAEARANWAGSGEAATEAVWFGLREKVGATEFLGYSAARTVASVVALVADGVEAAALKAGAEGCVIVNQTPFYGESGGQVGDTGEIRWSGGRFKVSDTQKKAGGLFVHYGVVEDGTLEVGAEVEMVVDAGRRGAISSNHSATHLLHEALREVLGTHVAQKGSLVTPERLRFDFSHTMPVTPEQIETIEALANGIILQDAPVSTRLMAVDDAISEGAMALFGEKYGDEVRVVSMGTAIEGEKAGKPYSVELCGGIHVGRTGEIGLVRVVQEGAVAAGVRRIEALTGATARRYLTDQEKRLKDIASALKVPVSDALDRVQALIEERRKLERDLAETRKKLAMGGSAGGDEIKDVGGVKFLGKVAEGISPKDLKGLVDEGKKQIGSGVVAMIGVAEDGKAGVVVGVTDDLKDRISAVDLVRAAAEALGGKGGGGRPDMAQAGGPDGSKAQAAIETIEKGLLAPAAV; this is translated from the coding sequence ATGAGTGGCGTCAACGAGATCCGGTCCACATTCCTTGAGTATTTCGCGCGCAACGGCCATGAGGTCGTTGCGTCAGGTCCGCTCGTGCCGCGTAACGACCCGACCCTGATGTTCACCAACGCGGGCATGGTGCAGTTCAAGAACGTCTTCACCGGTCTTGAAAAGCTGCCGTATTCCACGGCGACCACGTCGCAGAAGTGCGTGCGCGCCGGCGGCAAGCACAACGACCTCGACAACGTCGGCTATACCGCTCGCCATCACACCTTCTTTGAAATGCTGGGAAATTTCTCCTTCGGCGACTATTTCAAGGAGAATGCGATCGAGCTTGCCTGGAAGCTTGTGACCAAGGAATTCGGGCTGCCGGAAGAAAAGCTGCTGGTCACGGTCTATTCGGAAGACGAGGAGGCTGCGACCTTCTGGAAGAAGATCGCGGGCCTGCCGGACCAGCGGATCATCCGGATCGGAACCTCCGACAATTTCTGGGCCATGGGCGACAGCGGGCCTTGCGGCCCCTGCTCGGAAATCTTCTACGATCATGGCGAGGGCATTCCCGGCGGCCCGCCCGGTTCGCCCGATGAGGATGGCGATCGCTTCATCGAGATCTGGAATCTCGTCTTCATGCAGTATGAGCAGATTGCCGGCGGCCCGCGCCTCGACCTGCCGCGCCCGTCGATCGACACCGGCATGGGGCTGGAGCGGATCGCCGCCGTCCTGCAGGGCGTCCACAACAACTACGACATCGATCTCTTCAAGGCGCTGATCCATGCCTCGGAGGAGGCGACGGGTGTTGGGTCCACGCCGGAGACGGTGGCGAGCCACCGGATCATCGCCGATCACCTGCGTGCTTCCAGCTTCCTGATCGCCGATGGCGTGCTGCCGTCGAACGAGGGTCGCGGCTATGTCCTTCGCCGGATCATGCGGCGCGCCATGCGCCATGCGCATCTGCTGGGCTCCGAAGAGCCTTTGCTGTACCGCCTCGTTGGCACGCTCGCTCACGAGATGGGGCAGGCCTATCCGGAACTGATCCGGGCGCAGTCGCTGATCACCGAGACGCTGCGGCTGGAGGAGGCGCGGTTCCGCAAGACTCTGGCGCGCGGTCTGTCGCTGCTCGACGAGGCAACGACGTCGCTGGAGAAGGGCGACAATCTCGATGGCGAGACGGCGTTCAAGCTCTACGACACCTATGGCTTCCCCTATGACCTCACCGAGGACGCGCTGAAGGCGCGCGGTATCGGCGTCGACCGATCCGGGTTCGAGACGGCGATGGAGCGCCAGCGCGCCGAAGCGCGGGCGAATTGGGCAGGTTCCGGCGAGGCGGCGACGGAAGCTGTCTGGTTCGGCCTTCGCGAGAAGGTTGGAGCTACCGAATTTCTGGGGTATTCTGCGGCCAGAACGGTTGCCAGCGTTGTGGCTCTCGTGGCCGATGGCGTCGAGGCTGCGGCTCTCAAGGCTGGCGCGGAAGGCTGTGTCATCGTCAACCAGACGCCGTTCTACGGAGAGAGTGGCGGTCAGGTCGGAGACACGGGCGAGATCCGCTGGTCCGGCGGTCGCTTCAAGGTGAGCGATACGCAGAAGAAGGCCGGCGGCCTCTTCGTTCACTATGGCGTTGTCGAGGACGGGACGCTGGAGGTCGGCGCCGAGGTCGAGATGGTGGTTGACGCGGGTCGACGCGGTGCGATCAGCAGCAACCATTCGGCGACGCATCTGCTGCATGAAGCTCTGCGGGAAGTGCTCGGCACCCATGTGGCGCAGAAGGGTTCACTGGTGACGCCGGAGCGACTTCGCTTCGACTTTTCACACACCATGCCCGTGACGCCAGAGCAGATCGAGACCATCGAGGCGCTCGCCAACGGGATCATCTTGCAGGATGCGCCGGTGTCGACGCGCCTGATGGCGGTGGACGATGCCATTTCCGAGGGCGCCATGGCGCTCTTCGGTGAAAAATATGGCGACGAGGTCCGAGTCGTTTCGATGGGCACGGCCATCGAAGGCGAGAAGGCCGGCAAGCCCTATTCGGTGGAGCTCTGCGGCGGCATTCACGTTGGGCGGACGGGCGAGATCGGTCTGGTTCGGGTCGTTCAGGAAGGCGCGGTGGCGGCGGGTGTCCGCCGTATCGAAGCGCTGACCGGCGCAACCGCGCGGCGCTACCTGACGGATCAGGAAAAGCGGCTGAAGGACATTGCGTCCGCATTGAAGGTGCCGGTGTCCGATGCGCTCGACCGGGTCCAGGCGCTCATCGAGGAGCGGCGCAAACTGGAGCGCGATCTTGCCGAGACGCGCAAGAAGCTCGCCATGGGCGGCAGTGCCGGCGGCGACGAGATCAAGGACGTCGGAGGCGTGAAGTTCCTCGGCAAGGTGGCCGAGGGGATTTCGCCCAAGGACCTGAAAGGGCTCGTCGACGAGGGCAAGAAGCAGATCGGCTCGGGTGTCGTTGCGATGATCGGCGTTGCCGAGGATGGCAAGGCGGGTGTCGTCGTCGGCGTGACGGACGATCTGAAGGATCGGATCAGTGCGGTCGATCTCGTGCGCGCCGCCGCCGAAGCGCTTGGCGGCAAGGGCGGCGGTGGCCGGCCGGACATGGCGCAGGCCGGCGGGCCGGACGGTTCCAAGGCGCAGGCCGCCATCGAGACGATCGAGAAGGGGTTGCTGGCTCCGGCTGCTGTCTGA
- the recA gene encoding recombinase RecA, which produces MAQNSLRLVEGSSMDKTKALDAALSQIERAFGKGSIMRLGQGQVVEVEAVPTGSLGLDIALGIGGLPRGRIVEIYGPESSGKTTLALHTVAEAQKKGGVCAFIDAEHALDPVYARKLGVNLDDLLISQPDAGEQALEICDTLVRSGAIDVLVIDSVAALTPRAELEGEMGDSLPGMQARLMSQALRKLTASISKSKTMVIFINQIRMKIGVMFGSPETTTGGNALKFYASVRLDIRRIGAIKARDEMVGNQTRVKVVKNKLAPPFREVEFDIMYGEGVSKTGELVDLGVKAGIVEKSGAWFSYNSQRLGQGRENAKLFLKENPEVADEIELAIRQNAGVIADEILKGEPEDDGDDMEA; this is translated from the coding sequence ATGGCGCAGAACTCACTCCGCCTCGTCGAGGGAAGTTCAATGGACAAGACCAAGGCGCTTGACGCGGCGCTCTCCCAGATCGAGCGCGCGTTCGGCAAGGGCTCCATCATGCGGCTCGGCCAGGGCCAGGTCGTCGAAGTCGAGGCCGTTCCGACCGGTTCCCTCGGGCTCGACATCGCTCTCGGCATCGGCGGCCTGCCGCGCGGGCGTATCGTGGAAATCTATGGACCGGAATCGTCAGGCAAGACGACGCTGGCCCTGCATACCGTCGCCGAGGCTCAGAAGAAGGGCGGCGTTTGCGCCTTCATCGACGCGGAACATGCGCTCGATCCGGTCTATGCGCGCAAGCTCGGCGTCAATCTCGACGACCTGCTGATCTCGCAGCCCGACGCCGGCGAACAGGCGCTTGAGATCTGCGACACGCTGGTGCGTTCCGGTGCGATCGACGTTCTGGTCATCGATTCGGTTGCGGCGCTGACGCCGCGGGCCGAACTCGAGGGCGAAATGGGCGACTCGCTGCCAGGCATGCAGGCGCGGCTGATGAGCCAGGCGCTGCGCAAGCTCACCGCTTCGATCTCCAAGTCGAAGACGATGGTAATCTTCATCAACCAGATCCGCATGAAGATCGGTGTGATGTTCGGCAGCCCGGAAACGACGACGGGCGGCAATGCGTTGAAGTTCTATGCCTCCGTGCGTCTCGACATCCGTCGCATCGGCGCCATCAAGGCGCGCGATGAGATGGTCGGCAACCAGACCCGCGTGAAGGTGGTCAAGAACAAGCTCGCGCCGCCCTTCAGGGAAGTCGAGTTCGACATCATGTATGGCGAGGGTGTTTCCAAGACGGGCGAACTCGTCGACCTTGGCGTCAAGGCTGGCATCGTTGAAAAGTCCGGCGCCTGGTTCTCCTATAACAGCCAGCGTCTCGGCCAGGGCCGCGAGAATGCCAAGCTGTTCCTCAAGGAGAACCCGGAAGTCGCCGACGAGATCGAACTTGCGATCCGCCAGAATGCCGGGGTGATCGCGGACGAGATTCTCAAGGGCGAGCCCGAGGATGACGGCGACGACATGGAGGCCTGA
- a CDS encoding DUF6731 family protein, which yields MHVKLVWEGMVEKKTSFRFFNVDRLAANHPTFVESIRRISDIEPASRRERKLAQDYDVRLEVMEDDGQHCICGELTRIQRINMPSEVIENGISALTTINPLGHSIVFRYNSERGILGIQNNSRIISPSRFGQYISEHNGAEFYKFVPILTRDAWERFLNGGVRRLCVSVAGAENLANLPQEEAASIAISRLSEAYDAPRITIEMSMGHGKGGLADDIKGFVRSMMNKIEEDDLHVESMQAISDDKSINEGKIDFLDDVLSQTRIIDYHERDPEINYNIRKIVLRELMRDMNA from the coding sequence ATGCACGTCAAACTGGTCTGGGAGGGGATGGTGGAGAAAAAAACGTCTTTTCGGTTTTTCAACGTTGACCGACTAGCGGCCAATCATCCGACGTTCGTTGAATCGATCAGAAGAATTTCAGATATTGAGCCAGCGTCACGCAGAGAGAGAAAACTCGCGCAAGACTACGATGTGCGGCTGGAAGTTATGGAAGATGACGGTCAGCATTGCATATGCGGAGAATTAACTAGAATACAGCGCATAAACATGCCGTCAGAAGTAATTGAAAACGGTATATCTGCATTAACAACGATAAATCCACTCGGACATTCGATCGTATTTCGATACAATTCCGAGAGAGGAATTTTGGGAATACAGAATAACAGCAGGATAATTAGCCCTTCAAGATTTGGTCAGTACATCAGCGAGCATAATGGGGCAGAATTTTATAAATTCGTCCCAATTCTCACAAGAGATGCTTGGGAACGATTTTTGAACGGCGGTGTAAGAAGGTTGTGCGTCTCTGTTGCTGGTGCAGAAAATCTAGCGAACCTTCCACAAGAGGAAGCCGCATCGATTGCTATATCAAGGTTGAGCGAGGCGTATGACGCTCCGAGGATCACCATTGAAATGTCTATGGGACATGGCAAGGGCGGCTTGGCCGATGATATTAAGGGGTTCGTTCGAAGTATGATGAACAAGATTGAAGAAGATGATCTTCATGTTGAATCAATGCAGGCCATATCTGACGATAAATCTATAAATGAAGGGAAAATTGATTTTCTTGATGACGTTCTATCCCAAACAAGAATAATTGATTACCACGAACGGGACCCAGAGATAAATTACAACATAAGAAAAATTGTTCTCCGAGAACTCATGAGAGATATGAATGCCTAA
- a CDS encoding IS1595 family transposase, protein MSKTPPLPTIRDFLERFPDDDTCLDHLMRTRYGERHACAKCGRDARYYRVKSRRSYECEYCGHQVYPTAGTPFENTRTSLRDWFTVMFMFCASRNGVSAKEVQRTIGVTYKTAWRMCNLIRQYMGYVDGDGMVGGSGSGIVEVDKAFIGGKDKLGQDDKTVVLGITERGGETITRVIESKAAKHVLPHIMKWVRPGSRIATDEAKAFIGLSDEGYKHGRVSHRDGQYVNGEVHTNSIEAFWGNVKRSIAGTYITVSQKWLQTYLHEFEFRQNLRKNPHLMLELLLQAFPRPEAK, encoded by the coding sequence ATGAGCAAGACACCCCCACTCCCGACGATTCGTGACTTCCTTGAGCGTTTCCCTGACGATGACACCTGCTTGGATCATCTGATGCGGACCCGCTACGGCGAACGTCATGCCTGCGCGAAGTGTGGCAGGGATGCCCGCTACTATCGCGTCAAGTCTCGTCGTTCCTACGAATGCGAATATTGCGGCCATCAGGTCTATCCGACCGCTGGCACGCCGTTTGAGAACACGCGTACGTCCCTGCGCGATTGGTTCACCGTCATGTTCATGTTCTGCGCTTCCCGTAACGGCGTGTCCGCCAAGGAAGTCCAGCGCACCATCGGCGTGACGTACAAGACCGCTTGGCGCATGTGCAACCTGATCCGTCAGTACATGGGTTATGTCGACGGCGACGGTATGGTCGGCGGCTCCGGTTCCGGCATTGTCGAAGTGGACAAGGCTTTCATCGGCGGCAAGGACAAGCTCGGACAAGACGACAAGACCGTCGTGCTCGGGATCACCGAACGCGGTGGCGAGACGATCACGCGGGTTATCGAGTCAAAGGCGGCAAAGCATGTCCTGCCGCACATCATGAAATGGGTTCGCCCCGGCTCCCGTATCGCTACTGACGAAGCCAAGGCGTTCATTGGTCTCTCTGACGAGGGATACAAGCACGGCAGGGTCAGCCACCGTGACGGGCAGTACGTGAACGGAGAGGTTCATACCAACTCGATTGAGGCGTTCTGGGGTAACGTCAAACGCTCAATCGCGGGAACCTACATCACCGTTTCTCAGAAGTGGCTCCAGACTTACCTGCACGAGTTTGAGTTCCGGCAGAACCTTCGGAAGAACCCGCACCTGATGCTAGAGCTTCTTTTGCAGGCGTTCCCGAGGCCGGAGGCAAAGTGA